AGTCCTTCATCTGCAGCAGCTGGTGCGACAGTTCGTAGAGTGCATTCACGCCGTCTTCGGGTTTGGCCCCGGCGTGCGACGCTTTTCCCTGCACCGTGAGGTAGGCCGCTCCAATGCCGCTGGTGGCCAGACGCAGCGTGCCGTCGGTGCCGCCACCTTCGAAGGAGAGCACTACGTCCTGCTCAGCCGCCACGCGGGTGATGGTGCTGCGCCAGCCGGGCGAGCTGATTTCCTCGTCGCCATTGATCAGCACGGTGAGCGTGCCGTAGTCCTTGAAATTGAGCTTTTGCAGCAGGGCCACGGTGTGGATGATGAGCGCGATGCCCTGCTTGTCGTCCGAGATGCCCAGGCCATAGGCCTTGTCGCCATCGATGCGAAACGGCTGGCCTTTGAGCATGCCCTTCAGGTACACGGTGTCCATGTGCGCGATGAGCATGATCCTCTTGCTGCCCGTGCCTTTGAACACGGCCTGTACAGCGGGGCCCACCTTCTCCGGGGTGTCGTCCAGGCGATAGATATCGCTGGTCTGGAGCACGTCCACCGTGCCGCCCAGTTGCTTGAGCTGGCCAGCAATGCGCTCCGCGATCTGGTTCAGGCCCTCGATGTCCTTGCTGCCTGACTCGATGTGCACCAGGTCACGCAGGGTGTCGAGCAGGGGTTGCTGCTCCTTCTGGGCCAGCGCATGGACTTCGGCCACGGGCGCAGCCTGGGCCACTGCGGCGGCAAACGCCAGCGCCAGCGAGGCTATCAATGGGCGGACAAAAGAAGGGACTGATTGCGGACGGCACAGCGAGTGGTGCATGGTGCAAAGGCTCGGTGAAGGGATGAGGAAGGTCATTATGGAGTCTTGCAACACTGATTTCAAACACACCGCTTTCTTGCAATATTCCAGTCAGCGCTTGCAGTGTCAGCCTCAGCCCACTGGCGCAAACACCTCGGGGCACAGCCGTGACTTGCGGCCCCTGGGTTCAAACAGCCACATGCCATACAGCGGCAGCGATTCCGCCAGCCGCAGCGGAG
Above is a window of Acidovorax sp. KKS102 DNA encoding:
- a CDS encoding M20/M25/M40 family metallo-hydrolase — its product is MHHSLCRPQSVPSFVRPLIASLALAFAAAVAQAAPVAEVHALAQKEQQPLLDTLRDLVHIESGSKDIEGLNQIAERIAGQLKQLGGTVDVLQTSDIYRLDDTPEKVGPAVQAVFKGTGSKRIMLIAHMDTVYLKGMLKGQPFRIDGDKAYGLGISDDKQGIALIIHTVALLQKLNFKDYGTLTVLINGDEEISSPGWRSTITRVAAEQDVVLSFEGGGTDGTLRLATSGIGAAYLTVQGKASHAGAKPEDGVNALYELSHQLLQMKDLSKTDEGLKLNWTVSKAGTNRNVIPAEATAQADARALRVADFDGLEKSLQEKVKSKLLPASKVDVKFEVRRPPLEASDASRRVAGYGKVIYQELGMSLNVVEKATGGGTDAAFAALKTKGAVVEGMGLSGYGAHSNDAEYVQINTIVPRLYLATRMIMDISRDRVK